CCAGTTTAAAGCTATCATCAACAGGGAAACCTTCCTCAACAATGTATTTTTGAGCCAGACTACGAGGTCTAGCCCTCCATTCATCATAATACAGTTGGTCACTCATGGCGATATCAATATTCGcccttttatttctctttttggCTGTAAAACATAATAactgaataaagaatttaacataattctaataaaacatccacgtttcattaaattattcatcgtaatcattaatttagtttaattaatatatatatatatgttaaaaaaaattccattttactttttaacatttactactagagttgatttcctttttaaatctttttagctGTGAAACATAAGttcatatatgtttatttttatcatttaaaaaacgttctattgttttttactttaaaagtagttaaatttgCAAGCAGGAAAGGTTTTTATACATGGTTTCTATTAATCGAGATTTCCGATATCCGAGGTACTAGCGGTCCCATTTAGCTCGGATAATCAAGGTCTTACTGTAAGtcataaaagtgaaaaaataaatagcatgaGTGAAATGCAAAAGttgttaataaatgaaattccctctacctttttcaaaaaatacctattttttatatacaaagaaattatttaaatgtaaaataaagacattatcaatataaaattaaagcgtTGCTAAAAAATAGATTCGgatacattataatttaaagtccgcataaatttaaaataaattaattaattaaaaactgtgcaatgttaaatttctaatatttaaatatcaaatttgattaattacCTGCTTTATAAACTGGCATTTCCTCCCTTAGAACagtacattatttttcatattaaaagaagaaaaaaaagaaaatttaacacaGAAGTAACAACtccttatttaaactaaaacaattatCTCTATCTCTAAACAATCAAGTTGCTCTCCTATAACTAATTCtatattagatatatttattttaatctcattGAGAAACACTATTATagagaaagcaaaaaaatatatatatatatattcaagacttattatatttagaaaaattttatctcaaaatctaAATATTGTATGTGTTCAATATAcatgtacaatattttaatacatattataagaatatttttaaatggtgtTCAACTAACAATTGATAGTAATTAAGTTTTATCCTgcagggttggggttttggacgTCCTAAACTGGTTTNtaataaaacattatacttttaaaaacaaatattctccagtatatttaattatcaatatgttattcgttctatgtttattttacctcttaaatatttgttcagataaaatttagacataatttgagtaaaagtgttttggacagtttaagacagttttgGACAAAGGagttttggacaggacggtttaaacTGTGGATTAttccattctgtcctaaaccttgccaaccctATACACTAcagcatttttctaaaatatattatcacaGTCAATTCCTTTTCCTTTATTATCTCACAGGTTTAGAAGTAGAgctcggaaaaaaaaaattttcttacctgagattaatttaatttgcattgaCAACATAGAAAGGCTATTATTTAGTCTATAATCAATAAGCCTGATAAAGATGGAGAGGCATGTTTAGATAGCCTACATAAAGAGGCTATTTAGAGATAAAAATCATAATGCATCACTGGCTTCAGAACACAAATGTCTTACagcatgaattaaatttttagtaaattattggTTAAGAATCATGGGTTGTTTGATTgtcattctaaaatttaatagcctttgtaatcagaaaaaatatgttaagaaaaaaaagttataaaatatttgttcataatttcttaaataaattcttactaTATCctgaacaaataattttttaaataaattcttactaAACCCTGaacaataattctaaaaagaGAAGCCTAGTTCCATAGTAAAAATTtagacagtaaaaaaaaatagattctttagaaataaaagtgttaaaataaagaaaaaaaatttctttaaaaaaatctcatcttctaatacatatataattaaataattgattaataaagaagctttgagaaatattttaatatattatgcatggttcaattttttttttttttaaagcttaaattatatgtaataaatgGTTTGATGCATGCTAAAAAAGAtagtttattacaataaatgtttacaatttcAGTCAGCaatattctgatatttagtcctaaagtaatgaataatacaataaaattaaaccaatttaattcatttactaatttttaatcataaaattaaattcttactCATGACAGAAATatcacttttaagaaaatagggataattaaaatatttattcgttatGTCAGTTATATTTATGTGGCTTTAGCTTATATATATACTGAATAATAGAAGGATAACAACAGGCCGGAGGATGTCTCGTCATTTATTAGTGTTCTTGTTTcttacaataatataatattgaacaaattataatactgtaagaaaaataatcgaaaatattatttaagaatcttATTCCCTGTGATTCTGTCAAATTCTGATTTGAAACTTGTAATTCAATTGACAAAATGTATAGTTCTTGTGTAAAAGTCGCACTGCCAAAAGATTTCTCAATTAatgaataacaacaattttaattattattaggataaatatggaaaatacgctttttttcttttctaaatactACACAAACAAGAATGtcagattaataaataataaatctgtgttcttgctgttgttgttataacttagttatatattaaattaatgatggAAACAGCCACTGATCAGATCACAAAAGAGTCAGAtcagaaattttgatttgaaacttGTAATTCAATCCACAAAATGCATAGTTCTCATGTAAAAGTACACACtgccaaaaaatttattaataacgaataacaacaatttaaattattattatcataaatatggtttttttcttttttaaatactacaCAAATTAGAACATCAGATTAATAAATCTGTTTTCTTGTTGATGTTGTTATTACTTAGATATAAATTCAACTAATGATGGAAATAGCCACTGTGCAGATCACTGATTTTACATTTCTATAAGTCTTACTAGTTATATAGAATAGCAgtcatttaatgcaaaaaaaagaattataaaactttaaatattaaattataagtattaaattaacaaaccagtaaaaataacatgtaaaataaCATCTAATTATATCTATCACAATAAGAATAATGTTAATAACATGTAACAGAAAACTAACTCAAGTCATATTAACTTAGACAGCAAGAACAGAATGTTCCGAGTTCCTGTCTAAGCTATCACCATGAAGTCGATTGGCTAAAGATTCCAATTCTCTAAGTCCATGCTTTGAGAGTTCAAACTTATGAGCGACTAACGTGCGATAAAAATGTATGGCAAAAGCAAGCAAAATAAGGACAACAGGAAACAAAACAATGGTAGTGCACCAGGCAGCCGTAAAActgtattcataaaatttcaccCAACATAAAATAGCAATTTCCAAGAGAAACAACAATATTCCAAACACTGTAGAAAATGCCCATGCAGTTTCTATGTACCAGTGTAACTTCTCATGGGGTGATTCAGATATAGAACAGGGCATACTTGTTACAGCTTCAATATGAGGTAAAATGCAGGTAGATATCAACAGAGCCAGCATGTGAACCGCAACTAAAAGGGTAGTGCAAACACAAAATGTAATTAGCAGTTCCTCCGGTACTTCTTTGCTGAGTTGGATTTCAACCATGGCCACCtaaaacagataattttaccattaaacaattttaataattaggagACCTTCAAATATtacagaaacatatttttggcaatttttttactgCCCCTCATCCCTTCTCactaaaaataagcatatcacatacttctttctttcttatgtAAGAAAGCCACAACatacaaattttctaatttttttagcaactattatattttggatttttgtagttttaatttaagtttcaattttaactaacaaatattttgggaTATTCTTACATTAgcattaatcattttataaaataatgatatataaGAAGACCATATGGAAATCTGATCAACAAATCACTAAAAGTAAGAATTGCGTTGTgattaattatgcaaaattaacgaaattaacTTTGTGtttgtgtataataaattttgatttaacattAGAAAGCTAATGTTTAATTcctttagtttaattaattaattagttattcaGAGGGATTATACATTATCTTCAAGATACTGGACTGCATGTGCATTATCATATTTCTGGTTCataaatagttaagaaaatGGTATAAAGCACAATCAAATAATGAACGACAATTAGAAttatcagggatgagattagccaaaaggcaaaaagctgaatttctacactagtaaattttacgcaagcgcaaccctttaataataaattccagacagtttaagataataaataatgtgttggcatgcaattgtgtactaatctattattatataaatgattacattgatacttaacatttagtgaaaataaaaattacgaattgaaaaaataaagctggaaattatatttttcctcagttcacataagagacaattattacttgaaaaactacctggtttagcaaattaaaactactgagaatatacattaatatttcatttcttttaataaatactgttatgtgatttatagcaaatatatcagtaatattactttttaaattatattgggaaaaaaaactttaacaatggaccgaatcattatgttcatattatagtctaatctaactagagccctctgaaacatatcaataacagtgaagtagaaatatatagtaactccttaacatacaaaaattgctattttagtttgaaaaattacatgacaatcagcaactgtttagataattgtttcttatttgataagaattttgcattttatagcataaataacagcaattataaataaaattttgatgatgaattaactctttttcccccaattttttttaaaattaaatccctttttatgtgattgcttttgtttgctatatcttttacgtttgctatatttagtcgttagtccatcttcaaacatcttgtGACAAATCCTACTTTTTCTTCCTTGCAAGCccagaatgtaagttttgaatatattcccttCCAGTTTCTCAGATGCTGTAAATCCTACATATACTAATAATCGTCGTTAGAAAAACagtcacctttatagtaactaatttttttttaaattttacttcttacaagaatcgcgatagttgatcttaaaattgcgtgaagatgaataacaattatggattttgaaatcacatgaacATGAAACTAGatatatgattttgaaaatgagaaaatacaaactgggatatagaattttcaaaacgtgtaaatacaaatcacgatcataatttttagatcgcgtTATTACGAATcatgatgaataatttttaaatagcataaataagaattatgatgcataacttttagaatgcgtgaatgcgaattttaatgtcttatttttaaatcacgtataaatacgaaaattaatgtttgatattataatcACATGTGCAAAtcaagacattgaattttaaacacgCATGAATACGAATCGGTCTTAGAAAGgtgtaaatacgaatcacaatatcagatttttaaatctcgtaaataaaaatcgcaacgtacaatattcaaatcacgtgaataagaatcgcaacatacaacttttaaatcacGCAAATCTGAAAAgctatatttgatattaaaatcgtgtcAGCCGATGGTCGAGTAATTAGAGTGCCTGACTGCAAAGCCTTTGGCTGCTGGTTCGAATCCGGggcagggcatggatgtttcacTCTGTGTTTTGTTCTctattgtgtgaatgtggcccactcTGTAAAACGGGtatgtggcagtgtggcgtgggcagagccggattatacttttcgtaggccctaggcatagccgttttggGGCCatcccctccttcccccactcctcccctcttttcaaaatatatgataaaaaattatgtgcattcaaaaatgaatcaagatcgtttggcatcgctcgcacttatgtctattgaatacgacattttgcgtagtttggaattcaacagcataatacaagattttgttgaatccaaaaaagtaatatactagatcataagattctgcaaaataatttattaccgaaaaatattatatttttatttgtatcttcataattttgtgcaaaatacacttgttgtttttaaagctaaattatttttgtcaacaaatttttttctcccaagtttttcatAGGCCC
The Parasteatoda tepidariorum isolate YZ-2023 chromosome 9, CAS_Ptep_4.0, whole genome shotgun sequence genome window above contains:
- the LOC107457208 gene encoding calcium release-activated calcium channel protein 1, which codes for MTETPNQAKLSWRRLHLSRAKLKASSRTSALLAGFAMVAMVEIQLSKEVPEELLITFCVCTTLLVAVHMLALLISTCILPHIEAVTSMPCSISESPHEKLHWYIETAWAFSTVFGILLFLLEIAILCWVKFYEYSFTAAWCTTIVLFPVVLILLAFAIHFYRTLVAHKFELSKHGLRELESLANRLHGDSLDRNSEHSVLAV